TGGAGATACTCCACGATGCAGGTGCGGAAGTGCCCGTTGGAGAGGCTATAGCGATAATAGAGACGGAAGAGTGATCCTATGGTGAGTGAAGAGGTTAAGATGATAGCCGAGCAGTACGATATAGACCTCTCGAAGCTCAAGGGCTCCGGACCGGGTGGCGAGGTTACCATTGAGGACCTTGAGAAGTATACCCTGGAGCACTTCTACCCGAAGGTTCTGAAGGAGACCAAACTGATCGGGATAAGAAAGGTAATAGCAGAAAGGCTCTCGGAGAGCTACCGCCAGGCTGTCCACGTCACCCTCAATATGGAAGCCGAGATGGACGGACTAATCGAGATCAAAAAGGAGCTCACAGAAAAACTCGGAAGAAAGCCTTCCTACACCGTTCTCATGCTGAAGTGCATTGCGAAGGCCATCAGGGACTTCATAGAGGTGAACGCAACGATGGAAGGGGAGAAGATAACGGTCTACGACGACATCAACATAAACGTGGCCGTTGACAGCCCCATAGGACTGATAACCCCCGTTATCAGGAACGTTGACGAAAAGAGTCTTGAAGAGCTTCTCGATGAGTACCTGGACATAATTGAGAGGACAAAGAAAGGCCTCCTGAAGGAGAAGGATTTTGTGGGAGGAACCTTCACGGTCACCAATCTAGGGACGCTAGGCGTGGAGTCCTTCACTCCAATAATAAACCCGCCCCAAGTGGCGATTCTGGGCCTCAACAGAATCTCCGAGAAACCGGTGGTAAAGAATGGGGAGATAAAAACGGCCAAAGTCATGATCCTATCCCTGAGCTTCGACCACAGGGCAATAGACGGTGCCCCAGCAGCGAGATTCCTTGGACGGGTAAAGCACTACCTGGAAAACCCCGGAGAAGTCTTCGGAGACTTGTAGGGAGCTGGAAGAATGAAGAGAAGAACCGTCGGGATAATAGCCAACCCCGAATCGGGAAGGGACATACGACGGCTGGTGGCCCACGCGAGCGTCTTTGACAACATGGAAAAGGTCAGCATAGTCGAGAGGCTCCTCCTGATACTCCAGGAGCTGGGCGTGGAGAGGGTAATCGGCATGCCCGAGACCTTTGGAATAATCCCGGGTGCAAAGAGAGCAATGGAGGATCACCTCAACATCGAGGTCGAGCTGATAGACATGAAGGTTTTCGGGGACTGGCGCGACACATACAAGGCGACCGAAGTCCTCAGAGAGGAGGCGTCAGTCATAGTTGTGATAGGCGGCGACGGAACCAACAGGATAGTCGCGAAGGCATGCGGGGAGACGCCAATAATACCCATATCCACCGGAACAAACAACGTCTTTCCGTACATGATAGAGGCCACAATAGCCGGAGAAGCGGTGGCAGCGATAGCGACCGGGGTCGTAAAGCCCGAGGAGGGCACCTACCGGACGAAGAGGATAGAGCTCTTTGAGGACGGTGAGCTGAGGGACATAGCACTCATAGACGCCG
The Thermococcus celericrescens DNA segment above includes these coding regions:
- a CDS encoding ATP-NAD kinase family protein, yielding MKRRTVGIIANPESGRDIRRLVAHASVFDNMEKVSIVERLLLILQELGVERVIGMPETFGIIPGAKRAMEDHLNIEVELIDMKVFGDWRDTYKATEVLREEASVIVVIGGDGTNRIVAKACGETPIIPISTGTNNVFPYMIEATIAGEAVAAIATGVVKPEEGTYRTKRIELFEDGELRDIALIDAAATTHSFVGSKAVWKPEYLKELVVTRCSPSNIGLSSIAGILREVTEGDDLGLYLEIGRGKQVKAPIAPGVFKRVLVGEVKEIPLGEEVEICTSPTLFALDDEREVEMDGEITARLTREGPRVIDYRKTLRLAAERGFFGD
- a CDS encoding dihydrolipoamide acetyltransferase family protein produces the protein MVSEEVKMIAEQYDIDLSKLKGSGPGGEVTIEDLEKYTLEHFYPKVLKETKLIGIRKVIAERLSESYRQAVHVTLNMEAEMDGLIEIKKELTEKLGRKPSYTVLMLKCIAKAIRDFIEVNATMEGEKITVYDDININVAVDSPIGLITPVIRNVDEKSLEELLDEYLDIIERTKKGLLKEKDFVGGTFTVTNLGTLGVESFTPIINPPQVAILGLNRISEKPVVKNGEIKTAKVMILSLSFDHRAIDGAPAARFLGRVKHYLENPGEVFGDL